The Chlamydiales bacterium sequence AAGTGTAAATCGCTCATGTCACCAATAACCATGATAGGGTTTCTTGAACTATCTAAAGGGGGCAATTCCCCTGTATGTACATTAATTTGCAACACAGTTCCATTCATAGGAGAATAAAGTATTGTTCTTGCAATTTCTGCCTCAGCACTTGCCACACGTGCTTTTGCCTGTTCTACTTCAATACCTGCAATATCAAGATCCTTTTGCCATGTACCCAATTTAACCTTTTCTAATTCAGCATGGGCTCCTTGGCACGCAGCTTCTGCTAATAAATAATTAAAATAGCGCTTACTAATCTGCTCTTTACTTATTGCTTGCGTTTTTTCTAAACCAACAACTCTTTCATATTCCTCTTTTGCAAGATCTAGCTCCACTTGTACTCTTTTATAAGACGCATCTGCAATAACAAGATCTTCTGCTCTGGGCATGGCCTTTAACTTCTGCAATTGAGCCTGTGCATTATCATAGGCAAACTTTGCAACCATTAAGTTTGTTTTTAAATCAGTATTTTCAAACTCTAAAAGAGCTTCTCCCTTTTTTACATTCACTCCGACCTGTACAAAGACCTTATTCACTACACGATTAATATCAGAGCCTATCAAAATATTTCCACTCTTTGCCTCTATGACACCAATTGCTGAAATACTCGAAGCGAAGGGAGAATGTGTGGGAGGACTTATATCACTTTGCACCGCAAGTGCTTGTGGTTTTTGCCACATAGAAAAAACTACAATACATAGGGAGAGTATACTTGCAGCGACAATAACAAAAAAATAATTTCTATTCATAAATAATCTGACCATCATCCATTTTAATAATTTGATCCGCAAATGAAAAAATACGATGGTCATGCGTAACCACTAGCACCGTTTTTGCAGCTTCTTCTACCAAATTTTTCAATAATGCCATTACCTCATTTCCAGCAACATGATCTAAAGCACTTGTTGGCTCATCACAAATGATGATCTTAGCATCATTGACAAGAGCTCTTGCAATGGCAACTCTCTGTTGTTGCCCTTTTGACAAAAGAGTTGCAAGAGTATTTGCACGCCCATCTAAATGCATTTTCTTGAGGATAGACATAGCCCTTTCAATGGCTTCTTGCTGTTTACATCCAGCAATTAATAAAGGCAGCGTAACATTTTCAAGAACTGTAAGTGTTGGAACTAAAAAAAGTGACTGGAAGACAATACCAAGTGTTTTTTGACAAAAAAATGCTTTTTCATCAGAGTGCATTTTCAAAGGCTCTTGTCCAAATAAAAAGAGAGAACCCTCATCGGGTGTTAAAATCGTTGTAATTACAGACAAAAGTGTTGTCTTACCAGATCCTGAAGGCCCAACTAATAGAGCAAGACGCTCTTCGTCGATAGCCATATCAATCCCCCTAAGAGCCTCAATACGATTTTCACCCTCTCCATAAGCCTTTTTTATGCTTTTACAAACAATTGCCTCTTTTTTCATATCAGTTCCCAGTCAATGTTTTAGGATCTGTCTTATACACTTTACGCATACTAAGTATTGCAGCAAAAGCGCAAACGGTTACAATAATCATCCATGTAAAAAGTAATAACTGCCAGTTAAAGAGAAATGCAAGCGTTGTATCTTTAATCGCCATGCCCCAGAGAACAGTTGTGCCAATACCCAAGCAAAACCCGATAACACCCACTGTAAACACCTGAACTGCAATCATCTGAAAAATCATCTTCAAGGTACCTCCAAGAGACTTTACCAAAGCATAGTAGGGCAAGTTTTGCAGGGTCATCAGATAAAAAGTCTGGCCTACAATAGAAAATCCAATAATGATACCAAGAGCTACCGAAAGTGCAAAGTTAATCAATACGCCTGTCTTTAAAAAGTCTTCAATGATTCTCCATTCAAATTGATCCTTTGTAAAGGCTGCAAAACCATCTATAGCATTGATTCTTTTTTGAATATCCTCAATATTTTCATTTGGATCCGTTTTTGCAGCAATAAAATCTAAACGATTTGCCATGGAAGGATCAAAGCGAAGAAATTGGCTATAAGCTGTGAAGATAATGGGTTGTGGAAAAAAGCCTTGCGTCACTTTACAAATACCAACAACAACTGCTCTTTTACCATTCATTTCAAACTCATCCCCTATTCTAAGAGGAATCTTTGTGCCGTCAGGAAGCTTTCTTGCAAAAGATGTGTTCGCAGAATACACATCCACAATGACTCCTCCTTCGCGACGCAAATCCTTCACTTGCCCCTCAATCATTTGCATGGGAGCGCCGATCAATGTAGCATCATCCACACCATAAAGCTCACAAATCTGAAATAAACCCGATTGCGTAACAAGCTGCACCATGACATGGCCAATGGGAACTGCCCACTTAATACCAGTAACACTGCGGATAATGTCCAGGTAACTCAGCGGCATTTTTCGCACCTTGTCATCGCTTTCTGTAGCTTTATCCATAACCCACAAATTTGGCTCTGGGATATCTGTGACAATGCGGTAAGAGCGAGATGCAAGCCCTAAAAATATAGCGGACTGCTGAGAAATGAGCAGTGTTGCAAGAAAGACCCCAAAAATCATTCCTATGCAAGAGGCTCTATTTCCAATAAGTATTTTAAGTGCTAGTGCAAACATGAATTTAAATATCTATTTTAGCTGCACTATTTTCTAGAAAACCAATAACATCTTGTACACGCTTTTGGATATCTGTATTGCAAATAGAGCCAAACCAGATTCCAAAATTTCCATTCATTTTTGGATTCTTTGCTTGTGTCATTTTAATTGCAAAAACAAATACATCGCCATGTTCATCTTGAAATAAATAAGTAGCCCCTACCAATTCTTCAGGTATACTCTCACAAGCTATAGGAACATCACAAAGAGTCTTAGAATAATTGGAAAGCTCTTCTACATAAATTTGCTGCTGTTCTTGTGTGCGTGCTTTAAACCCATTTTTTGGATATACGTTGTAAAGCATTCCACCTTTTGTTAAATAATCTCTTATAATCGTTGTACGAGCCTTTACAGTATAAAGAGATGCAGGTTCTATCTCAAGCGATGGATCAACAAGCTCTTTAGAGACCTCTCCTTTTGTACAAAGTGGAGTTGCAGGCATCGGTGTATGAATAATACCTTTAAGCACTTTTACTTCCTTTTGTAAACTTGAAGAAAGCACATGCTCTACAGCACCTTGAATGGCAACAAAAATGGGGCGTACTTCCCTATCTGTTCCACTTACCTCAATTACTCCATCTCTTACAAGACTATCCCATGAGTCAACAATATCTTGTCTCAAGGCTATTAACTCTTCCCTCTTAAGACCTGGTATATCTTGAGAATGCTCAATTGCATCCTGAACTCTTAAATGAACAAAATCAATAAAGCTACTGCTTTCTTGGTTTTTACACATATTTGCATCATTCTCAGATCCATATACGCTTGCAAAGATTATAAAAAGCGCCCCTAAAAATAACCAAAAACTTCTTTTATTATTCTTCATTCAGGTTCCACCCATCGATTATGTTTTTTAATAAGCTCAATTAAACGATCATCAGCGTCTGCAAAACTGATATCTTTTTCTACACATTTCTTACCTACATAAAGGTCTATCATTCCAGGTTTTGATCCAACATAGCCAAAATCTGCATCAGCCATCTCTCCAGGACCATTTACAATACAACCCATAATAGCAATTTTAACACCAGGAAGGTGGGCTGTACGCTCACGTATACGCTTGGAGACATCTTGTAAATCAAACAGCGTGCGTCCACAACTTGGACAAGAGATGAAATCCGTTTTAGAAGTTCTCATTCTTGCAGCTTGCAGAATGTTAAAGCTTAAATTCCTAAGAAAGTCAACATCAAAACGCGCATCAATCCAAAGTCCATCTCCAAGTCCATCACAAAAAATAGCTCCACACTCAGCTGCAGACTGAATAATGATTTCTTCTTTAGAACACAAATAATTAAAACCTAAAATCACAGGAACATCCAATTTCTTACTTTGCAGCCAATCAAAAAAGTGGCGACTATAATGCAAACGACTAGAAGCAGGTGACAATATAATTAAGCTAGGCTTAATCTTGCAAAGTGCTTCCCATTCATCTAGAGATTCATCTTGAATAACTACAACTAGGGGCTCCTTTTCTGATGCAATAATAGCAAAACGCTCTTTATTTGCCCTATCCAAATACTTCTCTTGAGCCTCTTTTAAAGTATGTAGAGGTATTGTCCCTTCTAAAGCATTCGTTGAAAAAGCGCTCACTCCACAATCTCTTAAGCTTTTTATAATAGAGGTGCTTACATCTTCTTTTACAACAATGCAATCAGCACTTGTCGCTTTGAGCTTAGGCCTTCCTAGCTGAACATCACACCCTAACTTCTTATAAAAGTCTGCTTCTTGAACATCTTTTGAAGAGATGCCTACCATTACTGTACCATCTCTATGCAAAGAGATATTTTTTGGTAAACTGGCAGTACGCTTCTTGATTGCTTCAATGTCTCGATAAGATTCTTTAAAAGGAGCAACCCCTTGTCCTTCATACGATTTTGCAAAAGCAACAAGCCTCTTACAAGGATCTATTTCATTCCAAGCA is a genomic window containing:
- the ispG gene encoding (E)-4-hydroxy-3-methylbut-2-enyl-diphosphate synthase; this encodes MLNYCESVFCTKRRKTREVMVGNVGVGGTNPVRIQSMTTSNTREVGATVDQIMRLADAGCEIARVTVQGMKEADACEEIKNSLLQRGYTIPIVADIHFFPPAAMRVIDFVDKVRINPGNYIDKRASFKVIEYDDESYVRELEKIEEKFTPLVEKCKRLKRSMRIGTNHGSLSDRIMNRYGDTPRGMLESALEFARVCRKVDFHDFMFSMKSSNPQVMIQAYRLLVAEMMRLGWDYPLHLGVTEAGEGEDGRIKSAMGIGSLLLDGIGDTIRVSLTEDAWNEIDPCKRLVAFAKSYEGQGVAPFKESYRDIEAIKKRTASLPKNISLHRDGTVMVGISSKDVQEADFYKKLGCDVQLGRPKLKATSADCIVVKEDVSTSIIKSLRDCGVSAFSTNALEGTIPLHTLKEAQEKYLDRANKERFAIIASEKEPLVVVIQDESLDEWEALCKIKPSLIILSPASSRLHYSRHFFDWLQSKKLDVPVILGFNYLCSKEEIIIQSAAECGAIFCDGLGDGLWIDARFDVDFLRNLSFNILQAARMRTSKTDFISCPSCGRTLFDLQDVSKRIRERTAHLPGVKIAIMGCIVNGPGEMADADFGYVGSKPGMIDLYVGKKCVEKDISFADADDRLIELIKKHNRWVEPE
- a CDS encoding ABC transporter permease, which translates into the protein MFALALKILIGNRASCIGMIFGVFLATLLISQQSAIFLGLASRSYRIVTDIPEPNLWVMDKATESDDKVRKMPLSYLDIIRSVTGIKWAVPIGHVMVQLVTQSGLFQICELYGVDDATLIGAPMQMIEGQVKDLRREGGVIVDVYSANTSFARKLPDGTKIPLRIGDEFEMNGKRAVVVGICKVTQGFFPQPIIFTAYSQFLRFDPSMANRLDFIAAKTDPNENIEDIQKRINAIDGFAAFTKDQFEWRIIEDFLKTGVLINFALSVALGIIIGFSIVGQTFYLMTLQNLPYYALVKSLGGTLKMIFQMIAVQVFTVGVIGFCLGIGTTVLWGMAIKDTTLAFLFNWQLLLFTWMIIVTVCAFAAILSMRKVYKTDPKTLTGN
- a CDS encoding ABC transporter ATP-binding protein → MKKEAIVCKSIKKAYGEGENRIEALRGIDMAIDEERLALLVGPSGSGKTTLLSVITTILTPDEGSLFLFGQEPLKMHSDEKAFFCQKTLGIVFQSLFLVPTLTVLENVTLPLLIAGCKQQEAIERAMSILKKMHLDGRANTLATLLSKGQQQRVAIARALVNDAKIIICDEPTSALDHVAGNEVMALLKNLVEEAAKTVLVVTHDHRIFSFADQIIKMDDGQIIYE